In Paracoccaceae bacterium Fryx2, a single genomic region encodes these proteins:
- a CDS encoding Hsp70 family protein — protein sequence MQPYCGIDFGTSNSTLALADAAGARLVALEGDHVTLPSAVFWEADGGAPQFGREAIRAYAEGDDGRLMRGLKSALGSALIHEKTRVGNRALAFTEILGRFFGHLKARLDSAAAGVDQVVLGRPVHFVEDDAAGDRAAQDVLEGIARAQGFRTVAFQYEPIAAALHYEQGVAAEELVLIVDIGGGTSDFSIVRVSPDRARRADRTADILANDGIRVGGTDFDRLLSLARVMPQLGFGTRTADGKGLMPKHYWLDLATWHRINALYTQRSLSDLKALRQIAEKPVALDRMIRVVEKRAGHALAMAVEAAKIALSDAGEARIAVADLTGGADLRATRQGFEAAVAVPVERIAATLRAVLAQAGVRADQIGTVFMTGGSSSLPVLHGAVAAVLPGVAVATGDLLGSVGTGLALDARAKFG from the coding sequence ATGCAACCCTACTGCGGGATAGATTTCGGCACGTCGAATTCGACGCTGGCGCTGGCCGACGCGGCCGGCGCGCGGCTGGTGGCGCTGGAGGGCGATCACGTCACCCTGCCAAGCGCGGTGTTCTGGGAGGCCGATGGCGGCGCGCCGCAATTCGGGCGGGAGGCGATCCGGGCTTACGCCGAGGGCGACGACGGGCGGCTGATGCGCGGGCTGAAAAGCGCGCTGGGGTCTGCGCTGATCCACGAGAAAACCCGCGTCGGCAACCGCGCGCTGGCCTTCACCGAGATTCTGGGGCGGTTCTTCGGGCATCTGAAGGCGCGGCTCGACTCCGCGGCGGCGGGCGTCGATCAGGTGGTGCTGGGCCGCCCGGTGCATTTCGTCGAGGACGATGCGGCAGGCGACCGGGCGGCGCAGGATGTGCTGGAAGGCATCGCCCGGGCGCAGGGTTTCCGCACCGTGGCGTTTCAATACGAACCGATCGCGGCGGCGCTGCATTACGAACAGGGGGTGGCCGCCGAGGAACTGGTGCTGATTGTCGATATCGGCGGCGGCACGTCGGATTTTTCCATCGTGCGCGTCTCGCCCGACCGGGCACGGCGCGCTGACCGGACGGCCGACATTCTGGCCAATGACGGCATCCGGGTCGGCGGCACCGATTTCGACCGGCTGCTGAGCCTTGCCCGCGTCATGCCGCAACTGGGGTTCGGCACGCGGACGGCGGACGGCAAGGGGCTGATGCCGAAGCACTACTGGCTCGACCTTGCCACCTGGCACCGCATCAACGCGCTTTACACCCAGCGCAGCCTGTCGGACCTGAAGGCGTTGCGCCAGATTGCCGAAAAGCCGGTGGCGCTGGACCGGATGATCCGGGTGGTGGAAAAGCGTGCGGGTCATGCGCTGGCGATGGCGGTGGAGGCCGCGAAGATTGCGCTTTCGGATGCGGGCGAGGCGCGGATTGCGGTGGCGGACCTGACCGGCGGGGCGGACCTGCGCGCGACCCGTCAGGGTTTCGAGGCGGCGGTGGCCGTGCCGGTGGAGCGTATCGCAGCGACCCTGCGCGCCGTGCTGGCGCAGGCCGGGGTGCGGGCCGACCAGATCGGGACGGTGTTCATGACCGGCGGCTCCAGCAGCCTGCCGGTGCTGCATGGCGCGGTGGCGGCGGTGCTGCCGGGGGTGGCGGTTGCCACCGGCGACCTTCTGGGCAGCGTGGGCACCGGGCTTGCGCTCGATGCCCGCGCGAAGTTCGGGTAG
- a CDS encoding ABC transporter permease subunit, which produces MLKFILGKLAYLIPTFLGITIVAFGFVRVLPGDPVLLMAGERGLTAERYEILLAQLGFDKPIWQQYLIYLGNLFQGDFGTSLVTKKPVLGEFMALFPATMELGLCAIILATCVGIPLGILAAIKRGSWFDQISMGTALVGYSMPIFWWGLLLIILFSGILGWTPVSGRISLMYYFPDVTGFMLIDSLLSGQSGAFRSALSHLILPTIVLATIPMAVIARQSRSAMLEVLSEDYVRTARAKGLSPFRVVTVHALRNALIPVITTIGLQVGVLMAGAILTETVFSWPGIGKAMVDSISRRDYPAVQGGLLLIAAIVMLVNLTVDLLYGVINPRIRHK; this is translated from the coding sequence ATGCTGAAGTTCATCCTGGGCAAACTGGCCTACCTGATCCCGACCTTCCTCGGGATCACCATCGTCGCCTTCGGGTTCGTGCGGGTGCTGCCCGGCGACCCGGTGCTGCTGATGGCGGGCGAGCGCGGCCTTACCGCGGAACGCTACGAAATCCTGCTGGCGCAGCTCGGCTTCGACAAGCCGATCTGGCAGCAATACCTGATCTACCTCGGCAACCTGTTCCAGGGCGACTTCGGCACCTCGCTGGTGACCAAGAAGCCGGTGCTGGGCGAATTCATGGCGCTGTTTCCCGCCACGATGGAGCTTGGCCTCTGCGCCATCATCCTCGCCACCTGCGTCGGCATTCCGCTGGGCATCCTGGCCGCGATCAAGCGCGGCTCGTGGTTCGACCAGATCAGCATGGGCACCGCCCTTGTCGGCTATTCGATGCCGATCTTCTGGTGGGGGCTGCTGCTGATCATCCTGTTTTCCGGCATCCTCGGCTGGACCCCGGTCTCGGGGCGCATCTCGCTGATGTATTATTTCCCCGACGTGACCGGCTTCATGCTGATCGACAGCCTGCTTTCGGGCCAGTCGGGTGCCTTCCGTTCGGCGCTTTCACACCTGATCCTGCCCACGATCGTGCTTGCCACGATTCCCATGGCGGTGATCGCGCGCCAGTCGCGTTCGGCCATGCTTGAGGTGCTGAGCGAAGACTACGTCCGCACCGCCCGCGCCAAGGGCCTCAGCCCGTTCCGCGTCGTCACCGTCCACGCGCTGCGCAACGCGCTGATCCCGGTGATCACCACCATCGGCCTGCAAGTGGGCGTGCTGATGGCCGGGGCGATCCTGACCGAGACGGTCTTTTCCTGGCCCGGCATCGGCAAGGCGATGGTCGACTCGATCTCGCGGCGCGATTATCCGGCGGTGCAGGGCGGCCTTCTGCTGATCGCGGCCATCGTGATGCTGGTGAACCTGACGGTCGATCTGCTTTACGGGGTGATCAACCCCCGCATCCGGCACAAGTGA
- a CDS encoding ABC transporter permease subunit, which translates to MTDTTEITAPKPPSALSEFWHYFSENRGAVIGLWVFGLLVLVALAAPLIAPHNPTLQARDALLLPPFWAEGGRVEYLLGTDAIGRDMLSRLIYGARFSLFIGLVVVTIALTGGIVIGLVAGFFGGWVDTVIMRVMDVILAFPSLLLALVLVAILGPGLTNAMIAIALVLQPHFARLTRASVMGELGREYVMAARVAGAGRLRLMFRTILPNCLAPLIVQGTLSFSSAILDAAALGFLGMGAQPPTPEWGTMLAEAREFILRAWWVVTFPGLAILITVLAINLVGDGLRDALDPKLKRS; encoded by the coding sequence ATGACCGACACAACCGAAATCACCGCCCCGAAGCCGCCCTCCGCCCTGTCGGAGTTCTGGCACTATTTCAGCGAGAACCGCGGCGCGGTGATCGGCCTGTGGGTGTTCGGCCTCTTGGTGCTGGTGGCGCTGGCCGCCCCGCTGATCGCACCGCACAACCCGACGCTGCAGGCCCGCGACGCGCTGCTGCTGCCGCCGTTCTGGGCCGAAGGCGGGCGGGTGGAATACCTGCTTGGCACCGATGCCATCGGGCGGGACATGCTGTCCCGGCTGATCTACGGCGCGCGCTTCTCGCTGTTCATCGGGCTGGTGGTGGTCACCATCGCCCTGACCGGCGGCATCGTGATCGGGCTGGTGGCCGGGTTCTTCGGCGGCTGGGTCGATACCGTCATCATGCGGGTGATGGACGTGATCCTCGCCTTCCCGTCGCTTCTGCTGGCGCTGGTGCTGGTGGCCATCCTCGGCCCCGGCCTGACCAACGCGATGATCGCCATCGCGCTGGTGTTGCAGCCGCATTTCGCCCGGCTGACGCGCGCCTCGGTGATGGGCGAGCTTGGCCGCGAATATGTCATGGCGGCGCGGGTGGCGGGGGCGGGCCGGTTGCGGCTGATGTTCCGCACCATCCTGCCCAACTGCCTTGCCCCGTTGATCGTGCAGGGCACCCTGTCGTTCTCCAGCGCGATCCTCGACGCGGCAGCCCTGGGTTTCCTCGGGATGGGCGCGCAGCCCCCCACGCCGGAATGGGGCACCATGCTGGCCGAGGCGCGCGAGTTCATCCTGCGCGCCTGGTGGGTCGTCACCTTCCCCGGCCTTGCCATCCTGATCACCGTGCTGGCGATCAACCTGGTGGGCGACGGGTTGCGCGACGCGCTCGACCCCAAGCTGAAGCGGAGCTGA
- a CDS encoding 4'-phosphopantetheinyl transferase superfamily protein: MPSPKADPFGLPGIACHQRRFTAADALAAPGITLPPSVLAAVPLRRAEFLAGRLCAALALRDLGCSTPDDVPVNPDRSPRWPPGFLGSISHSAGHAIAVAATTRTHSLLGIDLEPLMPPDVAQEVAPDILSPGDAAHCPPGLPFAAFVTTVFSAKEALYKAIHPRLLRVIPFHAARLTAFGPHDLRLALDEDLRAALGLAPDLGLRIHQGATSCLCLLAAPA, translated from the coding sequence ATGCCTTCGCCCAAGGCTGACCCTTTCGGCCTGCCCGGCATCGCCTGCCACCAAAGGCGCTTCACGGCCGCCGATGCCCTCGCCGCACCCGGCATTACCCTGCCCCCCAGCGTGCTCGCCGCCGTGCCGCTGCGCCGCGCCGAGTTCCTCGCAGGCCGCCTTTGCGCCGCGCTCGCGCTCCGCGACCTCGGCTGCTCGACGCCCGATGACGTGCCCGTCAACCCCGACCGCAGCCCGCGCTGGCCGCCGGGGTTTCTTGGCAGCATCAGCCACAGCGCCGGTCACGCCATCGCCGTGGCCGCCACGACCCGCACCCACAGCCTGCTCGGCATCGACCTCGAACCCCTGATGCCCCCCGACGTGGCGCAAGAGGTCGCCCCCGACATCCTCTCGCCCGGCGACGCCGCCCACTGCCCGCCCGGCCTGCCCTTCGCCGCCTTCGTCACCACCGTCTTTTCCGCCAAAGAGGCGCTCTACAAGGCCATCCACCCCCGGCTTCTCCGGGTGATCCCGTTCCACGCCGCCCGCCTGACCGCCTTCGGCCCGCACGACCTGCGGCTGGCGCTGGACGAAGACCTGCGCGCCGCCCTCGGCCTTGCGCCCGACCTTGGCCTGCGCATCCACCAAGGCGCCACGTCGTGCCTTTGCCTGCTGGCCGCCCCCGCGTGA
- a CDS encoding ATP-binding cassette domain-containing protein yields the protein MTPVLEGRNITRDYASGGGLFGRAKTVRALKGVSFSVARGKTLAIVGESGCGKSTLARIITLIDPATSGELLLDGQAIAIGKGSLPREVRRKVQIVFQNPYGSLNPRQKVGDMLMEQLMLNTDHTPAERRDLSMQMLAKVNLLPEHFNRYPHMFSGGQRQRLAIARALMVNPKLLVLDEPVSALDLSVQAQVLNLLADLQDEFDLTYVFISHDLSVVRYIADEVMVMYMGEVVEAGTRDAVFTDPQHAYTRTLFAATPQSDVASIRARVERRRAANAAR from the coding sequence ATGACCCCGGTTCTGGAAGGCCGCAACATCACCCGCGACTATGCAAGCGGCGGCGGCCTGTTCGGCCGGGCAAAGACGGTGCGCGCGCTGAAGGGCGTCAGCTTCTCGGTCGCGCGCGGCAAGACGCTTGCCATCGTCGGTGAAAGCGGCTGCGGCAAGTCCACCCTCGCCCGCATCATCACCCTGATCGACCCGGCCACCAGCGGCGAGTTGCTGCTCGACGGGCAGGCCATCGCGATCGGCAAGGGCTCGCTGCCGCGCGAGGTGCGGCGCAAGGTGCAGATCGTGTTCCAGAACCCCTACGGCTCGCTGAACCCGCGCCAGAAGGTCGGTGACATGCTGATGGAACAGCTGATGCTGAACACCGACCACACGCCTGCCGAACGGCGCGATCTGTCGATGCAGATGCTGGCCAAGGTCAACCTGCTGCCCGAACATTTCAACCGCTACCCGCACATGTTTTCCGGCGGCCAGCGCCAACGGCTGGCCATCGCCCGCGCGCTGATGGTCAACCCGAAACTGCTGGTGCTGGATGAACCCGTTTCGGCGCTTGACCTGTCGGTGCAGGCGCAGGTGCTCAACCTGCTGGCCGATCTTCAGGACGAGTTCGACCTGACCTATGTCTTCATCAGCCACGACCTGTCGGTGGTGCGCTACATCGCCGACGAGGTGATGGTGATGTATATGGGCGAGGTGGTCGAGGCGGGCACGCGTGACGCCGTGTTCACCGACCCGCAGCACGCCTATACCCGCACCCTGTTCGCCGCCACGCCGCAATCGGATGTCGCCAGCATCCGCGCCCGGGTCGAACGCCGCCGCGCCGCGAACGCCGCCCGCTGA
- a CDS encoding alkene reductase: MSTQPLFTPITVGAMHLANRVAMAPLTRNRANPEDDTPTDLHVEYYSQRAGAGLIITEAAQISPEAKGYAWTPGIYSPAQIAGWKKVTDAVHAKGGKIVIQLWHVGRVSHTSLQPEGRAPVAPSAIAAATKTFDGTQFLATSLPRALETAEIARIVADYAQATRNAREAGFDGVEIHAANGYLIDQFLHAGSNTRTDAYGGSIENRARLLAEVIAASVAAWDAGHVGIRLSPFSGANGVSDSDPMALFSHAVDLVNAAGLAYLHMVEGQTGGSRDLAPGHDIGALRARFSGVYIANNGYTREMALAAVAEGRADMVAFGKPYIANPDLAERLKADVPLNALDTTTMYGGGAKGYTDYPAMETTAA; encoded by the coding sequence ATGTCAACCCAGCCGCTGTTCACCCCGATCACCGTCGGTGCGATGCACCTTGCCAACCGCGTCGCCATGGCGCCGCTGACCCGCAACCGCGCCAACCCGGAAGATGACACGCCGACCGATCTGCATGTCGAATACTACAGCCAGCGCGCCGGTGCCGGGCTGATCATCACCGAGGCCGCCCAGATCTCGCCCGAGGCCAAGGGCTATGCCTGGACCCCGGGCATATACTCCCCCGCGCAGATCGCGGGCTGGAAGAAGGTGACCGACGCGGTCCACGCCAAGGGCGGCAAGATCGTGATCCAGCTCTGGCATGTCGGCCGGGTGTCGCACACCAGCCTGCAACCCGAAGGCCGCGCACCCGTGGCGCCTTCGGCCATCGCCGCGGCGACCAAGACCTTCGACGGCACCCAGTTCCTTGCGACCTCGCTGCCCCGCGCGCTGGAAACCGCTGAAATCGCCCGCATCGTGGCCGATTATGCCCAGGCCACGCGCAACGCCCGCGAGGCCGGTTTCGACGGCGTCGAGATCCACGCCGCCAACGGCTACCTGATCGACCAGTTCCTGCACGCCGGGTCCAACACCCGCACCGACGCCTATGGCGGCAGCATCGAGAACCGCGCCCGCCTGCTGGCCGAGGTCATCGCCGCCAGCGTCGCCGCCTGGGATGCGGGCCATGTCGGCATCCGCCTCAGCCCGTTCTCGGGGGCTAACGGGGTTTCCGACAGCGACCCGATGGCGCTGTTCAGCCATGCCGTCGATCTGGTGAACGCGGCGGGGCTGGCCTACCTGCACATGGTCGAGGGCCAGACCGGCGGCAGCCGCGATCTGGCGCCGGGGCATGACATCGGCGCGCTGCGGGCCCGGTTCAGCGGGGTCTATATCGCCAACAACGGCTATACCCGTGAAATGGCGCTTGCCGCCGTGGCCGAGGGCCGCGCCGACATGGTGGCATTCGGCAAGCCCTACATCGCCAACCCCGATCTGGCCGAGCGCCTGAAGGCCGATGTGCCGCTGAACGCGCTCGACACCACGACGATGTATGGCGGCGGGGCCAAGGGCTACACCGACTATCCCGCGATGGAAACGACGGCTGCGTAA
- a CDS encoding M24 family metallopeptidase, with translation MIFHDRLTRLRARMRDTGTDLVAVGPTSNMVWLSGLAPHGDERPVMQIVTQGFAGFLMPALNADSQRPATDLPFFCWTDDVGPVQALADLLAAALPAGTPCTVALDETMRADFALLLLDALPVARRGFLGDTVGWLRSRKDAAEYDLLKMNAVLNDSAMRAGFAALRDGITESEVAAAIAAVYTAHGARAEFLSVCFGGNGAFPHHATGDTRLAPGMAVLIDIGGRKQGYPSDMTRVGHFGPAPEGFAEVHAIVNRAVAAAVAAARPGVAARTVDAAARDVITAAGYGDRFLHRTGHGLGIDIHEAPYITATADTVLEEGMVFSIEPGIYLTGRFGLRLEEIVILRADHAEILSDLPRDAFAQG, from the coding sequence ATGATCTTTCACGACCGCCTGACCCGCCTGCGCGCCCGGATGCGCGACACCGGCACCGATCTGGTGGCGGTGGGGCCGACCTCGAACATGGTCTGGCTTTCGGGCCTTGCCCCGCATGGCGACGAGCGCCCGGTGATGCAGATCGTGACGCAGGGGTTTGCGGGCTTCCTGATGCCTGCCCTGAACGCCGACAGCCAGCGCCCGGCCACCGACCTGCCGTTCTTCTGCTGGACCGATGACGTCGGCCCCGTGCAGGCGCTGGCCGACCTGCTGGCCGCCGCCCTGCCCGCAGGCACACCCTGCACCGTCGCGCTCGATGAAACCATGCGCGCCGATTTCGCGCTGCTGCTGCTCGATGCTTTGCCCGTCGCCCGGCGGGGCTTTCTGGGCGACACGGTGGGCTGGCTCCGCAGCCGCAAGGATGCCGCCGAATATGATCTGCTTAAGATGAACGCCGTGCTGAACGACTCCGCGATGCGCGCCGGTTTTGCCGCCCTGCGCGACGGCATCACCGAGTCCGAGGTGGCCGCCGCCATCGCCGCCGTCTACACCGCCCACGGCGCGCGGGCCGAGTTTCTCAGCGTCTGTTTCGGCGGCAACGGCGCCTTCCCGCATCACGCGACCGGCGACACGCGGCTGGCCCCCGGCATGGCCGTGCTGATCGACATCGGCGGGCGCAAGCAGGGCTATCCCAGCGACATGACCCGCGTTGGCCATTTCGGCCCGGCCCCCGAAGGCTTTGCCGAGGTTCACGCCATCGTCAACCGGGCCGTCGCTGCCGCCGTCGCCGCCGCCCGCCCCGGCGTGGCGGCCCGCACCGTCGATGCCGCCGCGCGCGATGTGATCACGGCGGCGGGCTATGGCGACCGTTTCCTGCACCGCACCGGCCACGGCCTTGGCATCGACATCCACGAGGCCCCCTACATCACCGCCACCGCCGACACCGTGCTGGAGGAGGGCATGGTGTTTTCCATCGAGCCCGGCATCTACCTGACCGGCCGCTTCGGCCTGCGGCTTGAGGAAATCGTGATCCTGCGGGCCGATCACGCCGAGATCCTGTCGGACCTGCCGCGCGATGCCTTCGCCCAAGGCTGA
- a CDS encoding ABC transporter ATP-binding protein → MALLEIRNLCVTFDTSGGPFRAVDGIDLNVSSREVLAIVGESGSGKSVAMLATMGLLPATATVTADAMTFDGRDLLTMPAAEKRSIIGREISMIFQEPMASLNPCFTVGFQLEEVLRIHMNMGRAERRARAVELFKAVGIPDPESRLASFPHQMSGGQCQRVMIAIAIACNPKLLIADEPTTALDVTIQKQILDLLMNLQERFGMALIMITHDMGVVAETADRVVVQYKGRKMEEAAVLDLFESPQNPYTRALLSALPENAKGDRLPTVADFMRDLDAQAGDTKAGDKKAGAAQAGAAR, encoded by the coding sequence ATGGCCCTTCTGGAAATCCGCAACCTCTGCGTCACCTTCGACACCTCTGGCGGCCCGTTCCGCGCGGTGGACGGCATCGACCTGAACGTCTCGTCGCGCGAGGTGCTGGCGATCGTGGGCGAAAGCGGCTCGGGCAAGTCGGTGGCGATGCTGGCGACCATGGGCCTGCTGCCCGCCACCGCCACCGTCACCGCCGATGCGATGACCTTCGACGGCCGCGACCTGCTGACCATGCCCGCGGCCGAGAAACGCAGCATCATCGGCCGCGAAATCTCGATGATCTTCCAGGAACCGATGGCCAGCCTGAACCCCTGCTTCACCGTCGGCTTCCAGCTTGAGGAAGTGCTGCGCATCCACATGAACATGGGCCGCGCCGAACGCCGGGCGCGCGCGGTCGAACTGTTCAAGGCGGTCGGCATCCCCGACCCCGAGTCGCGGCTTGCCTCCTTCCCGCACCAGATGTCGGGCGGCCAGTGCCAGCGCGTGATGATCGCCATCGCCATCGCCTGCAACCCCAAGCTGCTGATCGCCGACGAGCCGACCACCGCGCTTGACGTGACGATCCAGAAGCAGATCCTCGACCTGCTGATGAACCTGCAGGAACGCTTCGGCATGGCGCTGATCATGATCACGCACGACATGGGCGTAGTGGCTGAAACCGCCGACCGGGTGGTGGTGCAATACAAGGGCCGCAAGATGGAAGAAGCCGCCGTGCTCGACCTGTTCGAGTCGCCGCAGAACCCCTACACCCGCGCCCTGCTCTCGGCCCTGCCCGAGAATGCCAAGGGCGACCGCCTGCCCACCGTGGCCGATTTCATGCGCGACCTTGATGCGCAGGCCGGGGATACGAAGGCGGGGGATAAGAAGGCCGGGGCCGCGCAGGCCGGGGCCGCCCGATGA